From Draconibacterium halophilum, one genomic window encodes:
- a CDS encoding sugar phosphate isomerase/epimerase family protein — protein MKDRREFLRISTAGAVGVLALGTYACGSGGKKSAEQAEATVKAATGMGVGLQLYTIRDAMAADAAGSLKRIADMGYKFVEMASYSDGKFYGMAPKEFQKMVEDNGMKVVSSHTSVEAEGITTASAQKMADAHAEIGIEYCVQPWIEEKDRNIETYKRMIAEWNKVGEIMKNVGIQFGYHNHNFEFKPTDGMVPYYDVFLKEMDADLITMELDCYWAMKAGQDPVEMFNKYPGRFQLLHFKGMGDEVVEPFYTVDKDDIVAVGAGVADYKSILDASETAGMKYFFVEDDNQGNGKPFEGVKASIDNIQSKIFV, from the coding sequence ATGAAGGATAGAAGAGAATTTCTGAGAATTTCTACGGCAGGTGCTGTTGGTGTTTTGGCACTTGGAACTTATGCCTGTGGATCGGGAGGCAAAAAATCTGCAGAGCAAGCTGAAGCAACAGTTAAGGCAGCAACCGGAATGGGTGTTGGTCTGCAACTGTACACCATTCGCGATGCTATGGCAGCCGATGCGGCAGGTTCGTTAAAAAGAATTGCCGACATGGGCTACAAATTTGTTGAAATGGCCTCGTATTCCGATGGTAAATTTTATGGCATGGCACCAAAAGAATTCCAAAAAATGGTGGAAGACAATGGCATGAAAGTAGTAAGTAGCCATACCAGTGTTGAGGCCGAAGGTATTACTACTGCAAGTGCCCAGAAAATGGCCGATGCACATGCCGAAATTGGTATAGAATATTGTGTTCAGCCCTGGATTGAAGAAAAAGACCGAAATATAGAAACTTACAAAAGGATGATTGCCGAGTGGAATAAAGTTGGCGAGATCATGAAAAATGTAGGTATTCAGTTTGGTTACCACAACCATAACTTCGAGTTTAAACCAACCGACGGTATGGTGCCTTATTATGATGTATTCCTGAAAGAAATGGATGCGGACCTGATTACTATGGAATTGGATTGTTATTGGGCAATGAAAGCAGGTCAGGATCCTGTTGAAATGTTCAATAAATATCCCGGACGTTTCCAACTGCTTCACTTTAAAGGTATGGGCGACGAGGTTGTTGAGCCATTTTATACTGTAGACAAAGACGATATTGTGGCTGTTGGTGCTGGTGTTGCAGATTACAAAAGTATTTTAGACGCAAGCGAAACTGCAGGAATGAAATATTTCTTTGTGGAAGACGACAACCAGGGTAATGGTAAACCTTTTGAAGGAGTGAAGGCAAGTATCGATAATATACAATCGAAAATATTCGTTTAA
- a CDS encoding TetR/AcrR family transcriptional regulator has product MARITDQTKIERLKQSTMKMVVDHGFGGASVALISKDAQVASGYFYMHYKGKYELVNTILQEVYSEVFGMFEKLIEQGNPFHETIENIIRHFVELANKEPIRVKFLYVLTNDYNFVIDKHIQENTQMLLEKLMELGRSSNDLDKTLIVSDLYLILIITTIQFINQKYRNNDRDIIAEEDIKHLLKLIFKFLK; this is encoded by the coding sequence ATGGCACGGATTACAGATCAAACAAAAATTGAAAGACTGAAACAGTCGACCATGAAAATGGTAGTAGACCATGGTTTTGGAGGAGCTTCGGTGGCACTTATTTCAAAAGATGCACAAGTGGCTTCGGGCTATTTCTATATGCATTACAAAGGTAAATACGAGTTGGTAAACACCATTTTACAAGAGGTTTACAGCGAAGTGTTCGGCATGTTCGAAAAACTAATAGAACAGGGTAACCCCTTTCATGAAACCATTGAAAATATAATTCGCCATTTTGTTGAATTGGCAAACAAGGAGCCAATCCGGGTGAAATTTTTATACGTGCTTACCAACGATTATAATTTCGTAATCGATAAACATATCCAGGAAAATACACAGATGCTGCTTGAAAAATTGATGGAACTGGGACGATCAAGCAACGATTTGGACAAGACACTCATCGTTAGTGATTTGTACCTGATATTGATAATAACCACCATTCAGTTTATCAATCAAAAATACAGAAACAACGATCGGGATATCATTGCCGAAGAGGATATTAAGCATTTACTAAAACTGATTTTTAAGTTTTTGAAATAG
- a CDS encoding TolC family protein, whose product MKTIKQQKTVLLFLLLLAVGITVHGQSQDQLLSFDQAMQIMLEQNPALLRQKEEIRQKEFEIKSKKGMRLPQVSLNATAVAMSDPLHLDLTPVGEAISPLYETLGTYGVFSGVPNPDPATNALYPYLSDDMSTQIVRQQLLEGGEEIAAHDWDEIIQDKNFALLTASFTMPIYAGSKINGANQAAEVNLDISQQELRHTEGVLLTELVTRYYGLALGLQVEKLRKEMLKSMENHHNDAKKLYDNGMIAKVELLHAEVAKNEAEREVKQAVRNVEILRTGLRATLATDSMGQVIPANNLFINNELTGLAAWLDRAKELNPQLKQIQGKKELVEIKHRVEKNEYLPTIAAMGNYNIADKNFSPYMPEWELGIGMKWNLFQGMSRRNNILASETMHNQVEYAEQKANNDLEAYLVKLYNELQMQMEQKTELETTLELANEYRQSTEKAFNEGLATSTDVVEANTKVLQVKTLRLSVLYKYDVGLANFLQTAGVPEQYINFSSGDNTVTESL is encoded by the coding sequence ATGAAAACAATTAAACAACAGAAAACAGTCTTATTATTCCTTTTGCTTTTGGCTGTGGGAATAACGGTTCACGGGCAGTCGCAGGACCAATTGTTGTCATTCGACCAGGCGATGCAAATTATGCTGGAACAAAATCCGGCACTGTTGCGCCAAAAAGAAGAGATCAGGCAGAAAGAATTCGAGATCAAATCGAAAAAAGGAATGCGTTTGCCACAGGTTTCGCTAAATGCAACAGCGGTGGCCATGTCCGATCCTTTGCATCTCGATTTAACTCCGGTGGGCGAAGCCATCAGTCCCTTGTACGAAACTCTGGGAACTTATGGTGTTTTTAGCGGCGTTCCAAATCCCGATCCGGCAACCAATGCACTTTATCCTTATTTAAGCGACGACATGAGTACCCAAATTGTACGTCAGCAATTGCTTGAAGGAGGCGAAGAGATTGCCGCTCACGATTGGGATGAGATCATTCAGGACAAAAATTTTGCTTTGCTGACAGCGAGTTTTACGATGCCAATTTATGCCGGAAGTAAAATAAATGGTGCGAACCAGGCTGCCGAAGTAAATCTGGATATTAGTCAGCAGGAATTGCGCCATACTGAAGGCGTTCTGTTAACGGAGCTGGTGACACGTTATTATGGACTGGCCCTCGGGTTGCAAGTGGAAAAACTTCGTAAAGAAATGCTGAAAAGTATGGAAAACCATCACAACGATGCAAAAAAACTATACGATAACGGAATGATTGCAAAAGTTGAATTGCTTCATGCCGAGGTGGCAAAAAATGAGGCTGAACGCGAAGTGAAGCAGGCCGTGCGGAATGTTGAGATATTGCGAACCGGCTTAAGAGCAACATTGGCAACTGATTCGATGGGGCAGGTTATTCCAGCCAATAATTTGTTTATAAATAACGAGTTAACAGGTCTGGCTGCGTGGTTAGATCGCGCCAAAGAATTAAACCCTCAATTGAAACAGATACAGGGGAAAAAGGAACTTGTTGAGATAAAACACCGGGTAGAAAAAAACGAATATTTACCAACGATTGCAGCAATGGGAAATTACAACATTGCCGATAAAAACTTTTCGCCATACATGCCCGAATGGGAGCTTGGAATTGGAATGAAGTGGAACTTGTTTCAGGGAATGAGCCGCAGGAACAACATACTGGCCAGCGAAACCATGCATAACCAGGTTGAATACGCAGAACAAAAAGCCAATAACGATTTGGAAGCCTACCTGGTAAAGCTATACAACGAATTGCAAATGCAAATGGAGCAAAAGACCGAGTTGGAAACAACGCTTGAGTTGGCAAACGAATACCGCCAGAGTACCGAGAAAGCATTTAACGAAGGATTGGCAACCTCTACCGATGTGGTGGAGGCGAATACAAAAGTGCTGCAGGTGAAAACGCTGCGCCTTAGTGTTTTATATAAATACGATGTTGGGTTGGCTAATTTCCTTCAAACAGCAGGTGTTCCCGAACAATACATCAATTTCTCGAGTGGAGATAATACTGTAACCGAATCACTTTAA
- a CDS encoding HlyD family secretion protein gives MNKKTLSSIIVLVAIVAFIVYTFIVVTKPEPVILQGEVEAQQYNIASKVPGRIQKVAVDRGQKVKKGDFIFSIDSPEINAKLANANAARTAASAQSRKAQNGAQQEDITAAYSTYVKAEAAAQFAEKTFARIQNLYDEGVVPAQKRDEVETQMKAARETANAAKAIWQKAEKGAREEDKTAAAAMVKRADAAIAEVQAYLKETTINAIADGEVSGVNVEEGELVSTGFPVVTLLDLNDIWVTLYIREDYMTHFKMGSVFKAKIPGLDGQEFDFKVKYISPSADFARWNATKTSGEFDLKSFEVEARPVNKIEGLRPGMTAVVTLPEMK, from the coding sequence ATGAATAAGAAGACCTTAAGCTCAATAATTGTACTTGTAGCTATCGTAGCGTTTATAGTGTACACATTTATTGTTGTAACAAAACCCGAGCCCGTAATTCTGCAAGGAGAAGTTGAGGCTCAACAATACAATATCGCATCAAAAGTTCCGGGAAGGATACAGAAAGTAGCTGTTGATCGTGGACAGAAAGTGAAAAAGGGCGACTTTATTTTTTCTATTGACAGCCCCGAAATTAATGCAAAACTGGCCAACGCAAATGCCGCGCGTACTGCCGCAAGTGCACAAAGCCGAAAGGCTCAAAACGGAGCGCAACAAGAAGATATTACAGCTGCCTACAGTACCTATGTAAAAGCTGAAGCAGCTGCACAGTTTGCTGAAAAGACATTTGCACGAATTCAGAATTTATATGATGAAGGAGTGGTGCCGGCACAAAAACGCGATGAGGTTGAAACGCAAATGAAAGCCGCCCGCGAAACGGCAAATGCAGCAAAAGCCATTTGGCAGAAAGCTGAAAAGGGAGCCCGCGAAGAAGATAAAACCGCTGCTGCTGCAATGGTAAAACGTGCCGATGCCGCCATTGCCGAGGTGCAAGCTTACCTGAAAGAAACAACAATTAATGCTATTGCCGACGGAGAAGTGTCGGGAGTAAATGTTGAAGAAGGCGAGTTAGTTTCAACAGGTTTTCCGGTAGTTACCCTACTCGATTTGAACGATATTTGGGTTACACTTTACATTCGCGAAGATTATATGACTCATTTTAAAATGGGTAGTGTGTTTAAAGCTAAAATCCCTGGATTGGATGGGCAGGAGTTCGACTTTAAAGTAAAATACATAAGTCCGTCGGCCGATTTTGCCCGATGGAATGCGACAAAAACTTCAGGAGAGTTCGATTTAAAATCGTTTGAAGTTGAGGCGCGTCCGGTCAATAAAATTGAAGGTTTGCGTCCCGGAATGACTGCCGTTGTTACCTTACCCGAAATGAAATAA
- a CDS encoding ABC transporter permease yields the protein MDGKKRHPIFEVMVREARRIQQNPAYRFLLLIGPITGILLLFFIFQQGAAKRLPIALVDQDNSSLSVKVGNALNASPDVQIVTGSPDIFQAREWLKQGLVQAIVVLPNDLEKKVFQGVEAPVPVYINGTNVTVAGVVQRSVLTTLNTLSAGIQLKKLALNGNNAQKAMARVVPVIIQKHVLFNPYTNYAYFLNSAMMYFTLFLFAFMSSVYTFGNELKRGTGLSLLEAGNNSVRMAIVGKLFPYTVIYSGFAMLIAYLLYVVEGMPLNGSFVIIFCGQFITILAYQMLGLIFVALTKNLRLSLSVGSAYIMMGITFSGLTFPVEGMMPFVKALTAIFPFTWWEKLFISQSLRGAPIKEALPYLCYIILFMLSGMAAFNLYKKSLSDPKHWGKQ from the coding sequence ATGGACGGGAAAAAGAGACATCCTATTTTTGAGGTCATGGTTCGTGAGGCCAGGCGGATTCAGCAAAATCCTGCTTACCGGTTTTTGCTTTTAATCGGGCCGATCACGGGTATTCTGCTTCTCTTTTTTATCTTTCAACAAGGAGCAGCAAAACGTTTGCCCATTGCTTTGGTCGATCAGGATAATTCATCACTTTCCGTAAAAGTAGGAAATGCATTAAACGCTTCACCCGATGTGCAAATTGTGACTGGTTCACCGGATATCTTCCAGGCGCGGGAGTGGTTAAAACAAGGTCTTGTTCAGGCAATTGTTGTATTGCCCAACGATTTGGAGAAAAAAGTGTTTCAGGGAGTTGAAGCACCTGTTCCGGTTTATATAAACGGAACAAATGTAACGGTTGCCGGAGTTGTACAACGTTCGGTTTTAACCACACTAAATACCTTGTCTGCCGGAATTCAGCTAAAAAAACTGGCACTTAACGGTAACAATGCACAAAAGGCCATGGCTCGTGTTGTCCCTGTGATAATTCAAAAGCATGTCTTGTTCAATCCGTATACAAATTATGCCTACTTTCTTAACTCGGCAATGATGTATTTTACCTTGTTTTTATTTGCTTTTATGAGTTCGGTTTACACCTTCGGCAATGAACTGAAACGAGGAACAGGGCTAAGTCTTTTGGAAGCCGGAAACAACAGCGTACGAATGGCAATTGTTGGGAAACTTTTTCCATACACCGTTATTTATTCTGGTTTTGCAATGTTAATTGCCTACCTGCTTTATGTGGTTGAAGGCATGCCCTTAAATGGCAGTTTCGTAATTATCTTTTGCGGGCAGTTTATTACAATTCTTGCCTACCAAATGCTGGGATTAATATTTGTTGCTTTAACCAAAAACCTGCGTTTGTCGCTGTCGGTGGGGAGTGCCTATATAATGATGGGAATAACATTTTCCGGCCTTACTTTTCCGGTAGAAGGAATGATGCCATTTGTAAAAGCACTCACAGCCATTTTCCCTTTTACCTGGTGGGAGAAACTTTTTATTTCGCAATCGTTACGTGGAGCTCCAATAAAAGAAGCGTTGCCGTATTTGTGCTACATTATCCTATTTATGCTGTCGGGTATGGCTGCATTTAATCTGTATAAGAAAAGTTTGAGCGATCCGAAACACTGGGGAAAACAATAG
- a CDS encoding ABC transporter permease has product MTKDKNKIYSFELMAFHFKNELKAIFTDSGAVLILVGALLIYPLLYSFGYFNEVLTNLPVGVVDLDQTATSRKYTNMLDASREVQVTYNPQSLKEAEQLFLENKIDGVLLIPKGFQKNVLSTKQANVAVYADGSYLLKYKTFYTAAQAVNAYFGAGVGVQHYLAEGKSLRQAKVSASPLSIQTHMLYIPSGSYGSFIMPGLILIIIQQTLLIGIGIMGGPSPNQKSLRSGYRKTNAGAKLFR; this is encoded by the coding sequence ATGACAAAAGACAAAAATAAAATATACAGCTTCGAGTTAATGGCTTTTCATTTTAAGAATGAATTGAAAGCAATTTTTACAGATAGCGGTGCAGTGTTGATTTTGGTGGGGGCGCTATTGATATATCCGCTGTTATACTCGTTCGGATATTTTAACGAGGTGCTTACCAACTTGCCGGTTGGTGTTGTTGATTTAGATCAAACAGCTACCAGTCGGAAATACACCAATATGCTTGATGCCTCGCGTGAAGTGCAGGTTACATACAATCCACAAAGTTTAAAAGAGGCTGAACAGCTTTTTCTGGAAAATAAAATTGATGGTGTTTTACTTATACCAAAAGGATTTCAGAAAAATGTGCTATCGACAAAACAGGCCAATGTTGCCGTTTATGCCGATGGTAGTTACCTGTTGAAATACAAAACATTTTACACAGCGGCACAAGCCGTTAATGCTTATTTTGGGGCAGGTGTTGGCGTGCAACATTACCTTGCCGAAGGAAAATCGTTACGACAGGCAAAAGTTTCGGCCAGTCCCTTGAGTATTCAAACCCACATGCTTTACATTCCTTCAGGTTCGTATGGCAGTTTTATCATGCCCGGATTAATATTAATTATTATTCAGCAAACCTTGCTTATCGGTATTGGGATTATGGGGGGACCTTCTCCGAATCAAAAGAGTCTCCGTTCCGGTTACCGGAAAACAAACGCCGGCGCGAAATTATTCCGTTAG
- a CDS encoding ABC transporter permease gives MLISAFNICLALIIIHHWFNYPDKGNMFDVLMLLFPFLLSVIFFGIGLSTLFKHRESAIVFMMFLSPIALFLSGISWPVSAMPDWLVGLSKILPGTTAVPAYLRLRTMGVGITEVKSEVLKLYFQAGSYAFLTIAYFYVRLFTGKIRKRENS, from the coding sequence TTGCTCATTTCTGCATTTAATATTTGCCTTGCATTGATCATTATCCACCATTGGTTCAACTATCCCGACAAAGGCAATATGTTTGATGTGCTGATGTTATTATTCCCCTTCTTATTGTCGGTAATATTTTTCGGAATTGGTCTGTCAACCTTATTTAAACATCGCGAGTCGGCCATTGTATTTATGATGTTTTTATCGCCGATTGCCTTGTTCTTAAGCGGTATTTCCTGGCCGGTATCTGCTATGCCCGATTGGCTGGTAGGCTTATCCAAAATTCTGCCCGGAACAACAGCTGTACCAGCCTATTTGCGTTTACGCACAATGGGTGTTGGAATTACTGAGGTAAAATCAGAGGTGCTAAAGTTATATTTTCAGGCAGGAAGTTATGCCTTTCTAACTATTGCATATTTCTATGTACGGCTTTTTACTGGCAAAATAAGAAAGAGGGAGAATTCTTAA
- a CDS encoding heavy-metal-associated domain-containing protein, producing MKKLFYLFILLGFVACNSGTKKHTEVAQPEQIVESTIDIGGLHCDACVTSVEKGVNSLSGIESVKVTLADSTAIVTYNASAVSIDEIEKSIEKRGYTIKAVN from the coding sequence ATGAAGAAACTATTTTATCTCTTTATTCTTTTAGGATTTGTTGCCTGTAATTCAGGAACAAAAAAACACACTGAAGTTGCACAGCCGGAACAAATTGTTGAATCAACTATTGATATTGGCGGGTTACATTGCGATGCGTGTGTCACCTCGGTAGAAAAGGGAGTAAATTCCCTGAGTGGGATTGAATCGGTAAAAGTGACACTCGCAGATTCAACTGCCATTGTAACATACAACGCATCGGCAGTGTCAATCGATGAAATTGAAAAAAGCATTGAAAAGCGCGGATACACTATAAAAGCCGTGAATTAA
- a CDS encoding DUF302 domain-containing protein — protein MKGLTMFLTGLIAGILLTVIVLIVIMPKQMFVVNESKLDFDETVAAIEQSAKDHNWSMPHLYDLQATMKKHGFDVKPVKVFSLCKPDHAYQILSSDQERVVSALMPCRVAVYERNGKTYVSMLNSGLFSRFMGNKVKTVMGAASEENKQILAPVIR, from the coding sequence ATGAAAGGATTAACTATGTTTTTAACCGGACTTATTGCAGGCATACTTTTAACCGTAATTGTATTGATTGTTATAATGCCCAAACAAATGTTTGTGGTAAACGAAAGTAAACTCGATTTTGACGAAACCGTTGCCGCCATTGAACAATCGGCAAAAGACCATAACTGGAGCATGCCGCATTTATATGATCTCCAGGCAACCATGAAAAAACATGGTTTTGATGTAAAACCGGTGAAAGTATTTTCGCTGTGCAAACCCGATCATGCCTACCAGATTTTGAGCAGTGACCAGGAACGTGTGGTTTCGGCACTTATGCCTTGCCGCGTTGCCGTATACGAACGCAACGGCAAAACCTATGTTTCGATGTTGAACTCGGGCCTGTTCTCAAGATTTATGGGAAACAAAGTTAAAACCGTGATGGGTGCAGCCAGCGAAGAAAACAAACAAATACTTGCCCCGGTTATTCGATAA
- the cysK gene encoding cysteine synthase A: protein MKAKNILETIGNTPHVKINRLYPEDYEVWVKVEKTNPGGSIKDRIALAMVEDAEKKGLLKEGSVIIEPTSGNTGIGLALVAAVKGYRLILTMPESMSLERRRALKAFGAELELTPKEKGMKGAIAKAEELANELDNAWIPQQFNNPANVAVHHNFTAQEILKDFPEGFDYLITGVGTGGHITGVAEVLKAKFPNLKVFAVEPDSSPVISGKDPGPHGIQGIGAGFIPNNLNTDLLDGTVEISKEEAFEYAQKAAREEGLFVGISSGASFAAVAKKIKELPKGSRILTFSYDHGERYLSIEGLY, encoded by the coding sequence ATGAAAGCAAAGAACATTTTAGAAACCATTGGCAACACGCCACATGTAAAGATCAACCGCCTCTATCCGGAGGATTACGAAGTTTGGGTGAAAGTAGAAAAAACAAACCCGGGAGGAAGCATAAAAGACCGTATTGCACTCGCAATGGTTGAGGATGCCGAGAAAAAAGGACTGCTGAAAGAAGGTTCGGTGATTATTGAACCAACGTCGGGAAATACCGGAATCGGATTGGCATTGGTGGCAGCCGTAAAAGGTTATCGTTTAATTCTTACTATGCCGGAGTCAATGTCGCTGGAAAGAAGAAGAGCATTAAAAGCATTTGGTGCCGAGCTGGAATTAACACCAAAGGAAAAAGGAATGAAAGGTGCCATTGCCAAAGCCGAAGAACTGGCCAACGAACTGGATAACGCCTGGATTCCGCAACAGTTTAACAACCCGGCAAACGTTGCTGTACACCACAATTTTACTGCTCAGGAAATTTTAAAAGATTTCCCCGAAGGTTTCGATTACCTGATTACCGGTGTTGGTACCGGAGGTCATATAACTGGAGTTGCCGAAGTTTTAAAAGCAAAATTTCCGAACCTAAAAGTTTTTGCGGTTGAACCGGATTCAAGCCCTGTAATTAGCGGTAAAGATCCTGGCCCTCATGGGATTCAGGGAATTGGTGCCGGATTTATTCCGAACAACCTAAATACTGATCTTCTTGATGGAACAGTAGAAATTAGTAAAGAGGAAGCTTTTGAATATGCTCAGAAAGCGGCAAGAGAAGAAGGTTTGTTTGTTGGTATTTCATCGGGAGCATCTTTTGCTGCCGTTGCCAAAAAGATCAAAGAACTACCAAAAGGATCGCGAATTCTTACTTTCTCGTACGATCACGGCGAGCGCTATTTATCGATTGAAGGATTGTATTAA
- a CDS encoding ABC transporter permease produces MNNTLLILKQEYLKRVKKKSFIILTILTPFLIAGVYGLVIYFSIKDDTEERTIAVYDATNLFLGEFSEEGTTSYHFIPQEEFATLKTNVKGSGYYGVLYIPSDIYSNNQAQLFSEKQLPFELTEQIERKLSRFIENDKRQKVIADSGIPDLEDRLSQTRTNVNLSTLKVSQSGETKKSSSVVAFIASYAMGLLIYFFVFMYGAMVMRSVMEEKKSRIIEVIISSVKPSQLMAGKIIGTALVGLTQVAIWILLGGIGLVVVQSLFFTPESAQQMGQSIMESQGQMNPAAVQATQSNQVMEIMEMIGNLNLPLILFSFVFYFLVGYLLYSALLGAVGAAVDNDEDSQQMVFPVTFPLILSIMLLFPIAKNPEGPLAFWCSIIPFTSPVAMMARVPYDLPIWELLLSMGLLVITTIVCIMAAAKIYRIGLLMYGKKVNIKELIKWLRYKG; encoded by the coding sequence ATGAACAACACATTACTGATATTAAAACAAGAATACCTGAAACGGGTAAAAAAGAAATCGTTCATCATATTAACCATCCTGACGCCGTTTTTAATTGCCGGCGTTTACGGGCTTGTTATCTATTTCTCGATAAAAGACGACACTGAAGAACGCACTATTGCCGTGTACGACGCCACTAATTTATTTCTTGGCGAATTCAGCGAAGAAGGAACAACGAGTTATCATTTTATTCCGCAAGAAGAATTTGCAACCTTAAAAACCAATGTAAAAGGCAGCGGTTATTACGGCGTACTTTACATTCCATCGGATATTTACTCGAACAACCAGGCGCAGCTTTTCTCCGAAAAACAGTTGCCGTTTGAGCTTACCGAACAAATTGAGCGCAAACTAAGCCGCTTTATCGAAAACGATAAACGACAAAAAGTGATAGCCGATTCGGGGATCCCTGATCTGGAAGACCGCCTGAGCCAAACGCGCACCAACGTAAATCTTAGCACGCTTAAGGTTTCGCAATCAGGCGAAACAAAGAAAAGTTCGTCGGTAGTAGCCTTTATTGCCAGTTATGCCATGGGATTGCTCATTTATTTCTTTGTGTTTATGTATGGCGCCATGGTTATGCGCAGCGTGATGGAAGAAAAGAAAAGCCGCATTATCGAGGTGATTATTTCTTCAGTGAAGCCAAGCCAACTGATGGCCGGGAAAATTATCGGAACGGCCTTGGTAGGCTTAACACAGGTTGCCATTTGGATACTTCTGGGTGGCATTGGACTGGTTGTGGTACAAAGCCTCTTTTTCACGCCCGAGTCGGCACAACAAATGGGACAAAGTATTATGGAGTCGCAGGGACAAATGAACCCGGCTGCCGTGCAGGCTACACAATCCAATCAGGTAATGGAAATTATGGAAATGATCGGCAATCTAAACCTGCCGCTTATTCTGTTTTCGTTTGTGTTTTACTTTTTGGTGGGCTACCTGCTTTACAGCGCTCTGCTTGGTGCCGTTGGTGCCGCTGTTGATAACGACGAAGACTCGCAACAGATGGTATTCCCGGTAACTTTTCCGCTGATCCTTTCTATTATGCTGCTCTTCCCCATTGCCAAAAATCCTGAGGGGCCACTGGCTTTCTGGTGTTCTATAATTCCATTTACCTCGCCGGTGGCAATGATGGCACGCGTTCCTTACGATCTGCCAATTTGGGAGCTACTTTTATCAATGGGTCTTTTAGTAATTACTACAATTGTATGCATTATGGCTGCCGCCAAAATCTATCGCATTGGATTACTGATGTACGGAAAAAAGGTAAATATTAAAGAGCTGATTAAATGGCTTAGATATAAAGGCTAG
- a CDS encoding ABC transporter ATP-binding protein, whose product MELFEAHNVNKVFAATQALTDVSISVKEQSIFGLLGPNGAGKTTLIRIINQITAPDSGEIFLNGKKMNRSDISHIGYLPEERGLYKKMKIGEQAIYLAQLKGMSHRDASKNLKQWFEKFDIMPWWNKKVEELSKGMQQKVQFITTVVHQPKLLIFDEPFSGFDPINAKLLKKEILNLKAEGATIIFSTHNMGSVEELCDHIALINKSKKIEDGPTDEIRMKYKTNIFDIKYRGEFKAIDLALGSNYKIISHDESEKANTLKVQYLNGNSNNELLSALMPAAEILAFEELIPSMNDVFITAVEESNQN is encoded by the coding sequence ATGGAATTATTCGAAGCGCACAATGTAAACAAGGTTTTTGCTGCCACACAGGCATTAACCGATGTTAGCATTTCGGTGAAAGAACAAAGTATTTTTGGGTTGCTTGGCCCTAATGGCGCGGGCAAAACCACCCTCATCCGCATTATTAACCAAATTACGGCCCCCGATAGTGGCGAGATTTTTTTGAACGGGAAAAAAATGAACCGGTCAGACATTTCGCATATTGGGTATCTGCCCGAAGAACGCGGACTTTATAAAAAAATGAAAATTGGTGAGCAGGCTATTTACCTGGCTCAGTTAAAAGGTATGTCGCACCGCGATGCGTCGAAGAACCTGAAACAATGGTTCGAGAAATTCGATATTATGCCTTGGTGGAACAAAAAGGTGGAAGAATTATCGAAAGGGATGCAGCAAAAAGTGCAGTTTATTACCACTGTTGTTCATCAGCCCAAACTGCTGATATTCGATGAGCCTTTCAGTGGCTTCGACCCCATAAATGCCAAGCTGCTAAAAAAGGAGATTCTAAACCTTAAAGCAGAAGGTGCTACCATTATTTTCTCTACCCACAATATGGGATCGGTGGAGGAATTATGCGACCACATTGCACTAATCAACAAATCGAAAAAGATTGAAGACGGCCCAACCGATGAAATACGAATGAAATATAAAACGAATATTTTCGATATAAAATACAGGGGCGAATTTAAAGCTATTGACCTGGCGTTAGGCTCCAACTACAAAATCATCAGCCACGATGAGTCGGAAAAGGCAAACACCTTGAAAGTGCAGTATCTGAACGGGAATTCGAATAACGAATTGTTGTCGGCGTTAATGCCGGCAGCCGAAATTCTGGCATTCGAAGAACTTATTCCGAGTATGAACGATGTATTTATTACTGCCGTTGAAGAGTCGAACCAAAACTAA